The Streptomyces nitrosporeus genome includes a window with the following:
- a CDS encoding GMC oxidoreductase — MSQDSPAQKQAAPVTAADDAAYDYDVLVVGSGFGGAVSALRLSEKGYRVGVLEAGRRFTRETLPKNSWDIKNYLWAPALGLFGIQRVHLLGKVMVLAGAGVGGGSLNYANTLYVPPAAFFEDRQWASITDWQDELAPYYDQAKRMLGVRLNPTMTPADVHLKAAAEAMGVGDTFHFAPVGVFFGDGQDAEGTARAKPGTEVADPYFGGAGPARRACTECGECMTGCRHGAKNTLNENYLHLAQKAGAVIRPMTTVVGVTDHPDGGYRVSTVPTHRRRARPTVLRARKVVVAAGTYGTQTLLHTMKDQGHLPRLSARLGELTRTNSEGLVGAQTSDRRYRRKHGTAKADFTKGVAITSSVHPDENTHIEPVRYGKGSNSMGALTVLQVPYSTHRVRAWLGNVARHPWLAARSLSNLRWSERTIIGLVMQSLDNSLTAYRKPKGIGKGLLTARQGHGAPNPTQIAEATLGATLLAEEINGFAGSNIGELMGTPLTAHFLGGCPIGANPGEGVIDPYHRVYGHPGISVVDGSAVSANLGVNPSLTITAQAERAMSFWPNKGEEDPRPAQGEAYERLPAVEPQAPAVPEKAFGALKLPFLGMPAVPPKAATAERTGPARGDVVGAADS; from the coding sequence ATGTCCCAGGACAGCCCTGCCCAGAAACAGGCCGCACCGGTCACCGCGGCGGACGACGCGGCGTACGACTACGACGTGCTCGTCGTCGGCTCGGGCTTCGGCGGGGCGGTCTCGGCCCTCCGGCTCAGCGAGAAGGGGTACCGGGTCGGGGTCCTGGAGGCGGGCCGCCGCTTCACCCGCGAGACCCTCCCGAAGAACTCCTGGGACATCAAGAACTACCTGTGGGCACCGGCGCTGGGCCTCTTCGGGATCCAGCGGGTCCATCTGCTCGGCAAGGTCATGGTGCTGGCCGGCGCGGGCGTCGGCGGCGGCTCCCTCAACTACGCCAACACGCTGTACGTGCCCCCCGCGGCCTTCTTCGAGGACCGGCAGTGGGCGTCGATCACCGACTGGCAGGACGAGCTGGCCCCCTACTACGACCAGGCGAAGCGGATGCTCGGCGTCCGGCTCAACCCGACCATGACCCCCGCCGACGTCCACCTCAAGGCGGCCGCCGAGGCCATGGGCGTCGGCGACACCTTCCACTTCGCCCCGGTCGGCGTCTTCTTCGGCGACGGCCAGGACGCCGAGGGCACCGCGCGGGCGAAGCCGGGGACGGAGGTCGCCGACCCGTACTTCGGCGGCGCGGGACCCGCCCGCCGGGCCTGCACCGAGTGCGGCGAGTGCATGACCGGATGCCGCCACGGCGCGAAGAACACCCTCAACGAGAACTACCTCCACCTGGCCCAGAAGGCCGGGGCCGTCATCCGCCCGATGACCACCGTCGTCGGCGTCACCGACCACCCCGACGGCGGCTACCGGGTGTCGACCGTGCCCACGCACCGCCGCAGGGCGAGGCCCACCGTGCTGCGTGCCCGGAAGGTGGTCGTGGCGGCCGGCACCTACGGCACCCAGACCCTGCTGCACACCATGAAGGACCAGGGACACCTGCCCCGCCTCTCGGCGCGGCTCGGCGAGCTGACCCGGACCAACTCCGAGGGGCTGGTGGGGGCGCAGACCAGCGACCGCCGCTACCGCAGGAAGCACGGCACCGCCAAGGCCGACTTCACCAAGGGCGTCGCCATCACCTCCTCGGTCCACCCCGACGAGAACACCCACATCGAACCGGTGCGCTACGGCAAGGGATCCAACTCCATGGGTGCCCTCACGGTCCTCCAGGTCCCGTACAGCACCCACCGGGTACGGGCCTGGCTCGGCAACGTGGCCCGGCACCCGTGGCTCGCCGCCCGCTCGCTGTCCAACCTGCGCTGGTCGGAGCGGACCATCATCGGGCTCGTCATGCAGTCGCTGGACAACTCCCTGACCGCGTACCGCAAGCCGAAGGGCATCGGCAAGGGGCTGCTCACGGCGCGGCAGGGGCACGGTGCGCCCAACCCGACGCAGATAGCGGAGGCGACCCTGGGCGCCACCCTGCTCGCCGAGGAGATCAACGGCTTCGCCGGCTCGAACATAGGCGAGCTGATGGGCACCCCGCTCACCGCGCACTTCCTCGGCGGCTGCCCGATCGGCGCGAACCCCGGGGAAGGCGTCATCGACCCCTACCACCGGGTGTACGGCCACCCCGGCATCTCCGTCGTCGACGGTTCCGCCGTCTCCGCCAACCTCGGCGTCAACCCGTCGCTGACCATCACCGCGCAGGCCGAGCGGGCGATGTCCTTCTGGCCCAACAAGGGCGAGGAGGACCCCCGGCCGGCCCAGGGCGAGGCGTACGAACGGCTGCCCGCCGTCGAACCGCAGGCACCCGCGGTACCGGAGAAGGCGTTCGGGGCGCTGAAACTGCCGTTCCTGGGGATGCCCGCCGTACCGCCGAAGGCCGCCACCGCCGAGAGGACCGGACCCGCAAGGGGCGACGTGGTCGGCGCCGCCGACAGCTGA
- a CDS encoding succinic semialdehyde dehydrogenase: protein MTDSQAPTAPAASGTGTNPVAPTPAGVRTAADVVTPEVVARLVRGVVGSGRTANHSPFTGQKLADLPESTPEDVETAFERARAAQPVWAATPVRARAAVLLRFHDLVLSRQSEVLDLIQLETGKARLHAHEEVQAVAVAARHYGRRAAAYLKPKRHTGVVPALTKVTELRQPRGVVGQIAPWNYPLELSVGDALPAFVSGNAVVMKPDTETALTALWARDLLIEAGLPAEVFQVVLGEGPVVGPEVVARADYVSFTGSTRTGRDVAQRAAARLVGVSLELGGKNPMLVLADADVEKAAAGAVRACFSSAGQLCISIERLYVHESVADAFVERFAARTRAMRLGSSLAYGADMGSLVGERQLETVSRHVAEAVEKGATLVAGGVARPDIGPLFYEPTILDHVQEPMAVCTQETFGPVVSLYRFTDEDEAVALANATPYGLNASVWTRDSRRGHRIAARLRAGTVNINEGYAPAYGSVQSPMGGMKDSGLGRRHGSEGILKYTEAQTVAQQRLIPLAPAFGMDDEKYAAFMSRSLKAMKAFRLR, encoded by the coding sequence ATGACGGACTCGCAGGCCCCCACCGCCCCCGCAGCCTCCGGCACCGGTACCAACCCGGTGGCCCCCACCCCGGCCGGCGTACGGACCGCCGCCGATGTGGTCACCCCCGAGGTGGTCGCCCGGCTGGTCCGCGGAGTCGTCGGGTCGGGGCGTACGGCCAACCACTCGCCGTTCACCGGGCAGAAGCTGGCGGACCTCCCCGAGTCCACGCCCGAGGACGTCGAGACCGCCTTCGAGCGCGCCCGCGCCGCCCAGCCCGTCTGGGCCGCCACCCCCGTCCGGGCCAGGGCCGCGGTGCTGCTCCGCTTCCACGACCTGGTCCTGAGCCGCCAGTCCGAGGTCCTCGACCTCATCCAGCTGGAGACCGGCAAGGCCCGGCTGCACGCCCACGAGGAGGTGCAGGCCGTCGCGGTCGCCGCCCGGCACTACGGGCGGCGGGCCGCCGCCTACCTGAAGCCCAAGCGGCACACCGGTGTCGTACCGGCCCTCACCAAGGTCACCGAACTGCGCCAGCCGCGCGGGGTCGTCGGCCAGATCGCCCCCTGGAACTACCCGCTGGAGCTCTCCGTCGGCGACGCGCTGCCCGCCTTCGTCTCCGGCAACGCCGTCGTGATGAAGCCCGACACGGAGACCGCGCTGACCGCGCTCTGGGCCCGTGACCTGCTGATCGAGGCCGGGCTGCCCGCCGAGGTGTTCCAGGTGGTGCTCGGTGAGGGCCCCGTCGTCGGCCCCGAGGTCGTCGCCCGCGCCGACTACGTCTCCTTCACCGGCTCCACCCGTACCGGCCGTGACGTCGCCCAGCGCGCCGCCGCCCGCCTGGTCGGCGTCTCGCTGGAGCTCGGCGGCAAGAACCCGATGCTGGTCCTGGCCGACGCCGACGTGGAGAAGGCCGCCGCGGGCGCCGTCCGGGCCTGCTTCTCCTCCGCCGGGCAGCTCTGCATCTCCATCGAGCGGCTCTACGTCCACGAGTCCGTCGCGGACGCCTTCGTGGAGCGCTTCGCCGCGCGCACCAGGGCGATGCGCCTCGGCAGCTCCCTCGCCTACGGCGCCGACATGGGCTCCCTGGTCGGCGAGCGGCAGCTGGAGACCGTCAGCCGTCATGTCGCCGAGGCCGTCGAGAAGGGCGCCACCCTGGTCGCCGGCGGAGTCGCCCGCCCCGACATCGGCCCGCTCTTCTACGAGCCGACGATCCTCGACCACGTCCAGGAACCGATGGCCGTCTGCACCCAGGAGACCTTCGGGCCCGTCGTCTCCCTCTACCGCTTCACCGACGAGGACGAGGCGGTCGCCCTCGCCAACGCCACCCCGTACGGCCTCAACGCCAGCGTCTGGACCAGGGACTCCCGGCGCGGCCACCGGATCGCGGCCCGGCTGCGGGCCGGCACCGTCAACATCAACGAGGGGTACGCACCCGCGTACGGCAGCGTCCAGTCCCCGATGGGCGGGATGAAGGACTCCGGTCTCGGACGCCGGCACGGTTCCGAGGGCATCCTCAAGTACACCGAGGCCCAGACCGTCGCCCAGCAGCGGCTGATCCCGCTCGCCCCGGCGTTCGGGATGGACGACGAGAAGTACGCGGCCTTCATGAGCCGCAGCCTCAAGGCGATGAAGGCCTTCCGGCTCCGCTGA
- a CDS encoding serine/threonine-protein kinase, with amino-acid sequence MDQAQGTESGLVLAGRYRLGDVLGRGGMGKVWRAHDEVLGRTVAVKELTAGLYATEADRAVLHARTQKEARAAARITHPGVVTVHDVIDHDQRPWIVMQYVDGPSLADATKEGGETGPREAARIGLHVLGALRAAHGAGVLHRDVKPGNVLLAKDGTVLLTDFGIAAIEGDSTITRTGELVGSIDYLAPERVRGGDPGPASDLWSLGATLYTAVEGRSPFRRTSPISTMQAVVGEEAPYPERGGVLAPVITALLRKDPAERPSAAEAERMLLDAMEGREPRAAQAHVPTQRFSGDELHEASAPDGATTRLPLQTPPSGREPVYGLPSGRDPVYSPPSGREPVYGPPPGHTAPAAAPRRSRGRRRTAVLVLVVAALVGGAAGLFLIKEGDRAAADGQDRSATAPDTPAPSRPAATPSAGGSPAAGRAAAGEVPDGWIRVQDPGGFSLAVPRGWTRQTDGGQIDYTPDNGAHRIRISVDPAPDFDNPYTHMLSIEKDLEKRLPGYDRLTLHSNVFRDRPGSLWEFTWVESKDHPGPRHGIDQMYFGEPGGPEYALYMTGPEEDWAESRQLFETMLRSWRPPTTSD; translated from the coding sequence GTGGATCAGGCGCAGGGTACGGAATCGGGGCTCGTACTGGCGGGCCGGTACCGGCTCGGCGACGTCCTGGGGCGCGGCGGCATGGGCAAGGTGTGGCGCGCCCACGACGAGGTGCTCGGCCGCACCGTCGCCGTCAAGGAACTGACCGCCGGGCTGTACGCCACCGAGGCGGACCGTGCCGTGCTGCACGCCCGTACGCAGAAGGAGGCGCGGGCCGCCGCCCGGATCACCCACCCCGGGGTCGTCACCGTCCATGACGTCATCGACCACGACCAGCGGCCCTGGATCGTCATGCAGTACGTCGACGGGCCCTCGCTCGCCGACGCGACGAAGGAGGGCGGCGAGACAGGTCCGCGCGAGGCCGCCAGGATCGGCCTCCATGTGCTCGGCGCCCTGCGCGCCGCGCACGGCGCGGGGGTGCTGCACCGTGATGTGAAGCCCGGCAACGTCCTGCTCGCCAAGGACGGGACGGTCCTGCTGACCGACTTCGGGATCGCCGCGATCGAGGGCGACTCCACCATCACCAGGACCGGTGAACTGGTGGGCTCCATCGACTACCTGGCCCCCGAGCGGGTGCGCGGCGGCGACCCGGGGCCGGCGTCCGACCTCTGGTCGCTCGGGGCGACTCTCTACACGGCGGTGGAGGGGCGCTCCCCGTTCCGCCGCACCTCACCGATCTCCACCATGCAGGCCGTCGTCGGCGAGGAGGCGCCGTACCCGGAGCGGGGAGGCGTCCTCGCCCCGGTGATCACGGCCCTGCTGCGCAAGGACCCGGCCGAGCGGCCGTCTGCCGCGGAGGCGGAACGGATGCTGCTGGACGCCATGGAGGGCCGGGAGCCCCGGGCGGCGCAGGCGCACGTCCCGACCCAGCGGTTCTCCGGTGACGAACTGCACGAGGCGTCGGCCCCGGACGGGGCGACCACCCGGCTCCCGCTGCAGACCCCGCCGTCCGGCCGGGAGCCCGTCTACGGCCTTCCCTCCGGCAGGGACCCCGTCTACAGTCCTCCCTCAGGCCGGGAGCCCGTCTACGGTCCGCCGCCCGGTCACACCGCACCGGCCGCCGCCCCCCGGCGGAGCAGGGGCCGCAGGCGTACGGCGGTTCTGGTCCTCGTGGTCGCGGCACTGGTGGGCGGGGCCGCGGGGCTGTTCCTGATCAAGGAAGGGGACCGGGCCGCCGCCGACGGGCAGGACCGGAGTGCCACGGCACCGGACACGCCGGCCCCGTCCCGGCCGGCCGCGACGCCCTCGGCCGGCGGCTCCCCGGCGGCGGGACGGGCCGCCGCCGGGGAGGTCCCCGACGGCTGGATACGTGTCCAGGACCCGGGGGGCTTCAGCCTCGCCGTGCCCCGGGGGTGGACGCGGCAGACCGACGGCGGCCAGATCGACTACACCCCGGACAACGGGGCGCACCGGATCCGGATCAGCGTCGACCCGGCACCCGACTTCGACAACCCGTACACGCACATGCTGAGCATCGAGAAGGACCTGGAGAAGCGGCTGCCCGGCTACGACCGGCTGACCCTGCACTCGAACGTCTTCCGCGACCGCCCCGGCTCGCTCTGGGAGTTCACCTGGGTCGAGTCCAAGGACCACCCGGGGCCCCGCCACGGCATCGACCAGATGTACTTCGGGGAGCCGGGCGGGCCGGAGTACGCCCTCTACATGACGGGTCCCGAAGAGGACTGGGCGGAGAGCCGGCAGCTCTTCGAAACCATGCTGCGCAGCTGGCGCCCGCCGACGACCAGCGACTGA
- a CDS encoding protein kinase, which yields MDDYAGRVLADRYRLPLPPSDAYELAETRAFDTYSGQEVLVRQVPLPEVVDAEVLDADGTPTARRATGRAVRRPTDPAVRRAIEAAQAAAQVPDHPRLDQVFDVFAEAGSLWIVSELVAARPLAALLAERPLNPYRAAEIGSDVLTALRVLHAHGWTHRNITVRTVLVCDDGRVVLTGLAAGAAEEALCGYVPVPQPDGEGGGYGPPAVESGPTGPYRPPSDPEDGPEPAPDGDETAEPAAVPASRGHREIEPAPPVPGGPGPFGGTAPDRREPVSRPARQGVPAAPGALPRPGGPPDGHRPPGPAAPARPSDPARPSAAARQPGPSPYARPARPIGPAGPAGPIGPAGPAVPGLPAGPASPAGPERPVDPGRPPVPGQAAVSGRAVPPSVPADPAAPTAPPAEPGAGSAAQLRAARAGAIAAYRAGARAAARANDDQQHQGGGGSGTDHGPHADRARQDRGSAGTGGSPALSGPPAPGGVWQSGGAWRSGEVPASGGTAGPPPDGDGAAAGSAAPAVPGVPATPGAPGTTASSPGAPAGPEAPADSEAPAGPETPAGPEAPTGPETPAGPEATGGPETPAGPAESEGPAGRPRLTGAWGQLGRGPYDGLYEDPYDDEGDDEDDEGPGEGGPGAGGPPPGRRVHLTGTWDDGPLSGRPVPAGGSPGNGSPGAGGDASRADGRLPALGPGRDRDHDERLPQPVGARAGWDEVVAGAGTPAYRGPATPLAAERARQARIAVVGAVTERWAPEQAGPVHDNWQLAPPIGPSTDLWALGALLYRAVQGHAPYPEENAAELVQMVCGEPPAFAEECGPLRPVVESLLRQDPTERPDFEELRGWLRSLIRSAPEPEAGLDVVPLPPADTARLPVVRRRGELVRKRRGRGAAHGRHRQGRRQRPVAVAGQEPAPRQEVPEPGYESPPRVPREPKGPKELRRPPARQPGGSPRRLGRLLLVLILLLMAGAVAYALVFMPKADSDPGTGPGSPDRSSAPAAPADEDTDGADAGAAPTGGASAPPEGATGSRSPQTSGSADALPSGYALRKDTEGFEIGVPEEFRRTPANDRRQVRYSGGGFTVLVVPGRDTVEANGPDPLDYQRSGEPELAPFRESSWATSSGMRRIDVGRQAMAEGQFTWQEDGGREVYVRNLALIVSGRYHVVQVIGPESERDRVSDIYEQAVASYRAGS from the coding sequence CCGGCGCGCGACCGGGCGGGCGGTGCGCAGGCCCACCGATCCGGCGGTCCGCCGGGCGATCGAGGCCGCGCAGGCCGCCGCCCAGGTGCCTGACCATCCGCGCCTCGACCAGGTCTTCGACGTGTTCGCCGAGGCCGGGTCGCTCTGGATAGTCAGCGAGCTGGTCGCCGCCCGGCCGCTCGCCGCGCTGCTGGCGGAGCGGCCGCTCAACCCCTACCGGGCCGCCGAGATCGGCTCCGACGTCCTGACCGCGCTGCGGGTGCTGCACGCGCACGGGTGGACCCACCGCAACATCACCGTCCGTACGGTGCTGGTCTGCGACGACGGCCGTGTCGTGCTGACGGGTCTCGCGGCCGGGGCCGCGGAGGAGGCGCTGTGCGGCTATGTGCCGGTGCCCCAGCCCGACGGGGAGGGCGGCGGCTACGGGCCGCCCGCTGTGGAGTCGGGTCCCACCGGCCCCTATCGGCCGCCTTCGGACCCGGAGGACGGGCCCGAGCCCGCCCCGGACGGGGACGAGACGGCGGAGCCCGCTGCGGTGCCCGCCTCGCGGGGCCATCGGGAGATAGAGCCCGCGCCGCCTGTGCCCGGGGGCCCGGGGCCGTTCGGCGGCACCGCGCCCGACCGGCGGGAGCCCGTCTCCCGCCCCGCCCGGCAGGGCGTTCCGGCCGCCCCCGGAGCGCTGCCGCGTCCAGGCGGTCCGCCGGACGGACACCGGCCGCCCGGTCCGGCGGCCCCCGCACGTCCTTCGGACCCCGCCCGGCCGTCGGCCGCGGCCCGGCAGCCCGGCCCGTCCCCGTACGCCCGCCCCGCCCGTCCCATCGGTCCTGCCGGTCCTGCCGGTCCCATCGGACCTGCCGGTCCTGCGGTGCCCGGTCTTCCGGCCGGCCCCGCTAGCCCCGCCGGCCCTGAGCGCCCCGTCGACCCCGGGCGCCCCCCGGTCCCGGGGCAGGCGGCCGTGTCCGGCCGGGCGGTCCCTCCCTCGGTCCCCGCCGACCCCGCAGCCCCCACCGCGCCGCCGGCCGAGCCCGGTGCGGGCAGTGCCGCGCAGCTGCGTGCGGCCCGGGCCGGGGCCATCGCCGCGTACCGGGCGGGCGCGCGTGCCGCGGCCCGCGCCAACGACGACCAGCAGCACCAGGGGGGCGGCGGCTCCGGCACGGACCACGGACCTCACGCCGACAGGGCCCGGCAGGACAGGGGATCCGCCGGTACGGGCGGCTCACCGGCCCTCAGCGGTCCCCCGGCGCCCGGCGGGGTATGGCAGTCCGGCGGGGCATGGAGGTCCGGCGAGGTACCGGCGTCCGGGGGGACCGCCGGGCCGCCGCCGGACGGAGACGGAGCCGCCGCGGGGTCCGCCGCCCCCGCCGTCCCCGGTGTTCCAGCCACCCCCGGCGCTCCGGGCACCACGGCTTCCTCGCCCGGAGCACCCGCAGGTCCCGAAGCACCCGCAGACTCTGAGGCACCCGCAGGCCCTGAGACGCCCGCGGGTCCTGAGGCACCCACAGGCCCTGAGACGCCCGCGGGTCCTGAGGCAACCGGAGGCCCTGAGACACCCGCAGGTCCCGCGGAGTCCGAGGGCCCCGCCGGCCGGCCGCGGCTGACCGGTGCCTGGGGGCAGCTCGGGCGGGGACCGTACGACGGGCTGTACGAGGACCCCTACGACGACGAGGGTGACGACGAGGACGACGAGGGGCCGGGAGAGGGCGGCCCGGGGGCCGGCGGCCCGCCCCCCGGCCGGCGGGTCCATCTGACCGGTACCTGGGACGACGGCCCGCTGTCCGGCCGCCCGGTGCCCGCGGGCGGTTCCCCCGGCAACGGGAGCCCGGGAGCGGGCGGGGACGCGTCGCGTGCGGACGGCCGGCTCCCCGCCCTCGGCCCCGGCCGGGACAGGGATCACGACGAACGCCTCCCGCAGCCGGTGGGCGCCCGTGCGGGCTGGGACGAGGTCGTGGCGGGCGCCGGCACCCCCGCCTACCGGGGGCCCGCCACCCCGCTCGCCGCCGAACGCGCCCGGCAGGCCCGTATCGCGGTCGTCGGGGCGGTCACCGAGCGCTGGGCGCCCGAACAGGCCGGCCCGGTCCACGACAACTGGCAGCTGGCCCCGCCGATCGGGCCCTCCACCGACCTGTGGGCCCTCGGCGCCCTGCTCTACCGTGCGGTCCAGGGCCACGCCCCGTACCCGGAGGAGAACGCCGCCGAGCTGGTCCAGATGGTCTGCGGCGAGCCGCCCGCCTTCGCGGAGGAGTGCGGGCCGCTGCGTCCCGTCGTCGAGTCGCTGCTGCGTCAGGACCCCACCGAGCGGCCGGACTTCGAGGAGCTCCGCGGCTGGCTGCGCTCCCTCATACGCTCGGCGCCCGAGCCGGAAGCGGGCCTCGACGTGGTGCCCCTGCCGCCCGCGGACACCGCACGGCTGCCCGTCGTACGGCGCCGGGGCGAACTGGTCCGCAAACGCCGGGGACGCGGCGCGGCGCACGGCCGGCACCGCCAGGGCAGGCGGCAGCGGCCGGTGGCGGTAGCGGGGCAGGAGCCGGCACCGCGGCAGGAGGTACCGGAGCCGGGATACGAGAGTCCGCCGCGCGTTCCCCGCGAGCCGAAGGGCCCCAAGGAGCTGCGCAGGCCGCCCGCCCGGCAGCCCGGCGGCTCCCCGCGGCGGCTCGGCCGGCTGCTGCTCGTGCTGATACTGCTGCTGATGGCCGGCGCGGTGGCGTACGCCCTGGTGTTCATGCCCAAGGCGGACAGCGACCCCGGCACGGGCCCCGGTTCACCGGACAGGTCCTCCGCTCCCGCCGCACCCGCGGATGAGGACACCGACGGCGCGGACGCCGGGGCGGCGCCCACCGGCGGCGCCTCCGCCCCGCCGGAGGGCGCGACCGGTTCCCGCAGCCCGCAGACCAGCGGGTCCGCCGACGCGCTCCCCTCCGGTTACGCACTGCGCAAGGACACGGAGGGCTTCGAGATCGGTGTGCCGGAGGAATTCCGGCGCACCCCCGCCAACGACCGGCGCCAGGTCCGTTACAGCGGCGGCGGGTTCACCGTGCTCGTCGTGCCCGGCCGGGACACCGTCGAGGCCAACGGACCCGACCCGCTGGACTACCAGCGCAGCGGCGAGCCCGAACTCGCGCCCTTCCGGGAGTCCAGCTGGGCCACCTCCTCCGGGATGCGGCGCATCGACGTCGGCCGGCAGGCCATGGCCGAGGGGCAGTTCACCTGGCAGGAGGATGGAGGCCGTGAGGTGTACGTCCGCAACCTGGCCCTGATCGTCTCCGGCCGGTACCACGTCGTGCAGGTCATCGGGCCCGAGAGCGAACGCGACCGGGTGTCCGACATCTACGAGCAGGCCGTCGCCAGCTACCGGGCGGGTTCCTGA